In Arthrobacter burdickii, one DNA window encodes the following:
- a CDS encoding alpha/beta hydrolase → MTLGPLHRLPSPGRTPRRRAVSALAAAAVVLGLSGCSLLAPENRTESPVSGVETAEPAAIGEIDEDLRGFYTQEVQWETCEVSFSCATVEVPLDYSDPGRSSIDIAAIRADATGEAQGTILVNPGGPGGSGVNIVKDSLDYVASDRLREDYDILGFDPRGVSRSSAVKCYTDEEADAARQESYPSDATDDELLALMVADAKEYADLCAQRTGELLGFVDTESAARDMDILRAVVSDEKLNYLGFSYGTQLGATYADLFPERVGRLVLDGAIDPSLSSEDVTLGQAAGFEKAVRAYVADCQQGAECPYPGTVDDGVRQIQDLFSAVERQPMKAKDGRLVPVLTFVQGFILPLYDNGNWPTLTQAVSSALDGDASSMLYLADLSAEREPDGTYATNSSAAFLAVNCLDYPMTSDPDQMRADERELIATSPTFGRFLAYGGLTCAPWKYAPVLVPAPARAEGADPILVIGTTGDPATPYEWSTALAEQLESGVHVTWEGEGHTAYGRSNDCILDIVDSYFTDGTVPEDGARC, encoded by the coding sequence ATGACCCTCGGGCCGCTCCACCGACTCCCCTCTCCCGGCAGGACTCCCCGCCGTCGTGCCGTCAGCGCCCTGGCGGCCGCCGCCGTCGTGCTCGGCCTGTCCGGGTGCTCGCTGCTCGCCCCCGAGAACCGGACGGAGTCCCCCGTCTCCGGCGTGGAGACAGCCGAACCCGCCGCGATCGGCGAGATCGACGAGGACCTCCGCGGCTTCTACACGCAGGAGGTGCAGTGGGAGACCTGCGAGGTGTCCTTCTCCTGCGCCACGGTCGAGGTGCCGCTGGACTACAGCGACCCGGGCCGCAGCAGCATCGACATCGCTGCCATCCGGGCCGACGCCACGGGCGAGGCCCAGGGCACCATCCTGGTCAACCCAGGAGGGCCCGGCGGGTCCGGCGTCAACATCGTGAAGGACTCGCTGGACTACGTCGCCAGTGATCGGCTGCGCGAGGACTACGACATCCTCGGGTTCGATCCCCGAGGGGTCAGCCGGTCCAGCGCCGTGAAGTGCTACACCGACGAGGAAGCCGATGCGGCGCGGCAGGAGAGCTACCCGTCCGACGCGACGGACGACGAGCTCCTGGCGCTCATGGTGGCGGACGCGAAGGAGTACGCGGACCTGTGCGCCCAGCGCACGGGAGAACTCCTCGGATTCGTGGACACCGAGTCGGCGGCACGCGACATGGACATCCTGCGCGCGGTCGTCAGCGACGAGAAACTGAACTATCTCGGCTTCTCCTACGGGACGCAACTGGGCGCGACCTACGCCGATCTGTTCCCCGAACGGGTAGGGCGCCTCGTCCTCGACGGCGCCATCGATCCGTCGCTCAGCAGCGAGGACGTCACGCTCGGTCAGGCGGCCGGCTTCGAGAAGGCAGTCCGCGCGTACGTCGCCGATTGCCAGCAGGGCGCCGAGTGCCCCTATCCGGGAACGGTCGACGACGGCGTGCGCCAGATCCAGGACCTGTTCTCCGCCGTCGAGCGGCAACCGATGAAGGCCAAGGACGGCCGCCTCGTGCCGGTCCTCACCTTCGTCCAGGGCTTCATCCTGCCGCTCTACGACAACGGGAACTGGCCCACCCTGACCCAAGCGGTCAGCTCGGCGCTGGACGGCGACGCCTCCAGCATGCTGTACCTCGCCGACCTCTCGGCCGAGCGCGAGCCGGACGGTACCTACGCGACGAACTCGTCGGCGGCCTTCCTCGCCGTGAACTGCCTCGACTACCCGATGACCAGCGACCCGGACCAGATGCGGGCGGACGAGCGGGAGCTCATCGCCACGTCGCCCACGTTCGGCCGGTTCCTCGCCTACGGCGGTCTCACCTGTGCGCCGTGGAAGTACGCACCGGTCCTCGTACCGGCCCCCGCGCGGGCGGAGGGCGCGGACCCCATCCTCGTCATCGGCACCACGGGCGATCCTGCTACCCCCTACGAGTGGTCCACAGCGCTGGCGGAGCAGCTCGAGTCCGGCGTGCACGTCACGTGGGAGGGCGAAGGACACACCGCATACGGCCGGTCCAACGACTGCATCCTGGACATCGTTGATTCCTACTTCACCGACGGAACGGTCCCGGAGGACGGCGCGCGCTGCTGA
- a CDS encoding acyl carrier protein, which yields MATGETGFDDVSFDLISLQYHSLKAGHDYGQYVRDARNAGRDDIADFFEQVMSEDSERAVRCHAFLGELTKSSESGPAMS from the coding sequence ATGGCCACTGGCGAAACCGGGTTCGACGACGTCTCGTTCGACCTCATCTCACTGCAGTACCACTCGCTGAAGGCCGGGCACGATTACGGCCAGTACGTCCGGGACGCCCGGAACGCCGGACGCGACGACATCGCCGACTTCTTCGAGCAGGTGATGTCCGAGGACTCCGAGCGCGCCGTCCGTTGCCACGCGTTCCTCGGCGAACTCACCAAGTCCTCGGAGTCCGGTCCCGCGATGAGCTGA
- a CDS encoding aldo/keto reductase: MTTSPNLTLNDGHEIPQLGYGVWQVEDTVAEDVVGRAFKAGYRHIDTARIYGNEAGVGRAIAASGLGSDEMFITTKLWNADQGYDSTLRAFDESMERLGLETLDLYLIHWLQPKQGKYLDTWKAFIELQKQGRVKSIGVSNFTIEALTEIIDGTGVVPVINQVETHPYLNQSELRAFEAEKDILHESWSPLGSGKGLLDDAVLQDIAQKRNATPAQVVLAWHLALGNVVIPKSVTESRIVENWESLDVTLEDEDIEAINGLDKGPAGRIGADPATSDFA; the protein is encoded by the coding sequence ATGACTACTTCACCAAATCTTACGCTCAACGACGGCCACGAGATCCCGCAGCTCGGGTACGGAGTGTGGCAGGTCGAGGACACCGTTGCCGAGGATGTCGTGGGCCGGGCCTTCAAGGCGGGGTACCGCCACATCGACACCGCCAGGATCTACGGCAACGAAGCCGGTGTCGGCCGTGCCATCGCCGCTTCGGGCCTGGGCTCCGACGAGATGTTCATCACCACCAAGCTGTGGAACGCGGACCAGGGCTACGACAGCACCCTCAGGGCGTTCGACGAGTCGATGGAACGCCTCGGACTCGAGACCCTTGACCTCTACCTCATCCACTGGCTGCAGCCCAAGCAGGGCAAGTACCTCGACACGTGGAAGGCCTTCATCGAACTGCAGAAGCAGGGGCGCGTGAAGAGCATCGGTGTCTCCAACTTCACCATCGAGGCGCTCACCGAGATCATCGACGGGACCGGCGTGGTTCCCGTGATTAACCAGGTCGAGACCCACCCGTACCTGAACCAGTCCGAGCTCCGGGCCTTCGAGGCCGAGAAGGACATCCTGCACGAGAGCTGGTCGCCCCTCGGCTCGGGCAAGGGACTGCTCGACGACGCCGTGCTGCAGGACATCGCCCAGAAGCGAAACGCCACTCCCGCGCAGGTCGTCCTCGCCTGGCACCTTGCGCTCGGCAATGTCGTCATCCCGAAGTCGGTCACCGAGTCCCGCATCGTCGAGAACTGGGAGTCCCTGGACGTGACGCTCGAGGACGAGGACATCGAGGCCATCAACGGACTCGACAAGGGCCCCGCGGGACGCATCGGCGCCGACCCGGCGACGTCCGACTTCGCCTAG
- a CDS encoding bacterial proteasome activator family protein yields MTEQQPASPFDPAPGTVHDAPGNAQAGTAGDGATEGAPGARPTSLAELVDEPAKVMRIGTMLKQLLEEVRTAPLDDAGRTLLASIHERSVKELEDGLAPELVEELHRINLPFGDDSVPTDAELRVAQAQLVGWLEGLFHGIQAALAAQQMANQQLAARLQLRQLPPGTVIAPGVVIGEDGEPRRTPPVRHAQAAPADSHGPGQYL; encoded by the coding sequence ATGACGGAACAGCAGCCGGCCAGTCCCTTCGACCCCGCTCCCGGTACCGTGCACGACGCCCCGGGCAACGCCCAGGCGGGCACGGCAGGGGACGGCGCGACGGAGGGCGCTCCGGGCGCGCGCCCCACATCACTCGCGGAGCTCGTGGACGAACCCGCGAAGGTCATGCGCATCGGCACCATGCTCAAGCAACTGCTCGAGGAGGTCCGCACTGCGCCGCTCGACGACGCCGGCCGCACCCTGCTCGCCTCCATCCACGAGCGTTCGGTCAAGGAACTCGAGGACGGCCTCGCACCCGAACTGGTCGAGGAGCTGCACCGTATCAACCTGCCCTTCGGCGACGACTCCGTACCGACCGACGCCGAACTGCGCGTCGCGCAGGCCCAGCTCGTCGGCTGGCTCGAAGGCCTGTTCCACGGGATCCAGGCGGCGCTCGCTGCGCAGCAGATGGCTAATCAGCAGCTGGCCGCGCGGCTCCAGCTGCGCCAGCTCCCTCCCGGCACCGTGATCGCCCCCGGAGTGGTGATCGGCGAGGACGGTGAACCACGGCGCACTCCGCCTGTCCGCCATGCCCAGGCGGCCCCGGCGGACAGCCACGGGCCCGGCCAGTACCTGTAA
- a CDS encoding YbdD/YjiX family protein, whose product MSSVPHVLHRARDTARELAWLFKGVMGENAYQAYLDHHERTHPGEPPITEREFWRDKTDRQDANPEGRCC is encoded by the coding sequence ATGAGCAGCGTGCCGCACGTCCTGCACCGGGCCAGGGACACCGCGCGCGAGCTGGCCTGGCTGTTCAAGGGGGTCATGGGGGAGAACGCCTACCAGGCGTACCTCGACCACCACGAGCGCACCCATCCGGGCGAGCCGCCCATAACCGAGCGTGAGTTCTGGCGGGACAAGACCGACCGCCAGGACGCCAACCCCGAAGGCCGCTGCTGCTAG
- a CDS encoding carbon starvation CstA family protein, whose amino-acid sequence MSKKQNGAHRHADVLVTDPDLPAVAVDPQQAEAEDRRWTPAKIALWVGVALLGGIAWTILAIVRGETVNAIWFVFAAVCTYLIAYRFYSKFIERNLLKPDDRRATPAEYKADGKDYAATDRRVLFGHHFAAIAGAGPLVGPVLAAQMGYLPGTLWIIIGVIFAGAVQDYLVMFFSMRRGGRSLGQMAREELGVIGGTAALIATLTIMIIIVAILALVVVNALGESPWGVFSVSMTIPIALFMGVYLRYLRPGKVTEVSLIGFVLLLLAIIGGGWIAETGWGAELFTLDRITIAWGIIIYGFIAAVLPVWLLLAPRDYLSTFMKIGTIVMLAVAIVITRPEISVPAVSEYARSGTGPVVAGSLFPFLFVTIACGALSGFHALISSGTTPKMIEKERQTRFIGYGGMLMESFVAIMALVAALSIDRGIYFAMNSSAAATGGTVEGAVAFVNGLGLTGVSLTPDVLSTLASNVGEESIVSRTGGAPTLAVGIAQIMHGVFGGTGMMAFWYHFAIMFEALFILTAVDAGTRVARFMLQDSIGNFVPRFRDTSWRAGAWICTAIMVAGWGAILIMGVTDPLGGINTLFPLFGIANQLLAAIALAVCMAICAKRGLFRVLWIPALPLAFAAAVTITASFLKIFSPVPAIGYWAQNAAFRNALAAGEESFGTAKTVAAMEAVVRNTSIQGTLSIIFVVLSIIVIVTAILATIKAYRDGGGTETEDSPVASRIFAPAGLVATPAEKELEAQWAALEPGRRPARTGH is encoded by the coding sequence ATGAGTAAGAAGCAGAACGGAGCCCACCGGCACGCCGACGTGCTGGTGACGGATCCGGACCTGCCCGCGGTCGCCGTCGATCCGCAGCAGGCTGAAGCAGAGGACCGCCGGTGGACCCCGGCGAAGATCGCACTGTGGGTAGGTGTCGCACTCCTGGGCGGTATCGCCTGGACCATCCTGGCCATCGTCCGGGGCGAGACGGTGAACGCCATCTGGTTCGTCTTCGCCGCCGTCTGCACCTACCTCATCGCCTACCGGTTCTACTCCAAGTTCATCGAGCGGAACCTCCTGAAGCCCGATGACCGGAGGGCGACCCCCGCCGAGTACAAGGCCGACGGCAAGGACTACGCTGCAACGGACCGCCGCGTCCTGTTCGGCCACCACTTCGCCGCCATCGCCGGCGCGGGTCCGCTGGTGGGGCCCGTCCTCGCCGCGCAGATGGGCTACCTGCCCGGGACCCTCTGGATCATCATCGGCGTCATCTTCGCCGGGGCCGTCCAGGACTACCTCGTGATGTTCTTCTCCATGCGCCGGGGCGGACGCTCGCTCGGCCAGATGGCGCGCGAGGAGCTCGGCGTCATCGGCGGAACCGCGGCGCTGATCGCGACCCTCACGATCATGATCATCATCGTCGCGATCCTCGCCCTCGTTGTCGTGAACGCCCTCGGTGAGAGCCCATGGGGTGTCTTCTCCGTCTCCATGACCATCCCGATCGCGCTGTTCATGGGCGTGTACCTGCGCTACCTGCGCCCCGGCAAGGTCACCGAGGTCTCGCTGATCGGCTTCGTCCTCCTCCTGCTCGCCATCATCGGCGGCGGCTGGATCGCGGAGACCGGCTGGGGCGCCGAACTGTTCACGCTGGACCGGATCACGATCGCCTGGGGCATCATCATCTACGGCTTCATCGCCGCCGTCCTGCCCGTCTGGCTCCTGCTCGCTCCGCGCGACTACCTGTCCACGTTCATGAAGATCGGCACGATCGTCATGCTCGCCGTAGCCATCGTCATCACGCGTCCCGAGATCAGCGTCCCGGCCGTCAGCGAGTACGCCCGCTCGGGCACCGGACCGGTTGTCGCGGGCTCGCTGTTCCCGTTCCTCTTCGTCACCATCGCCTGCGGTGCCCTCTCGGGCTTCCACGCCCTGATCTCCTCCGGCACCACCCCGAAGATGATCGAGAAGGAGCGCCAGACGCGCTTCATCGGCTACGGCGGCATGCTCATGGAGTCCTTCGTCGCGATCATGGCGCTCGTCGCCGCCCTGTCGATCGACCGGGGCATCTACTTCGCCATGAACTCGTCTGCCGCGGCGACCGGCGGCACCGTCGAGGGCGCCGTGGCATTCGTCAACGGACTCGGCCTCACCGGGGTCAGCCTCACGCCCGACGTCCTCTCGACACTGGCCTCCAACGTGGGCGAGGAATCGATCGTCTCCCGGACCGGCGGAGCCCCGACCCTCGCGGTCGGCATTGCGCAGATCATGCACGGCGTCTTCGGCGGTACCGGCATGATGGCCTTCTGGTACCACTTCGCCATCATGTTCGAGGCGCTGTTCATCCTCACGGCGGTCGACGCCGGAACCCGCGTCGCGCGCTTCATGCTGCAGGACAGCATCGGCAACTTCGTGCCCCGCTTCCGCGACACCTCGTGGCGCGCCGGAGCATGGATCTGCACGGCCATCATGGTCGCCGGCTGGGGAGCAATCCTCATCATGGGCGTGACCGATCCGCTGGGCGGCATCAACACGCTCTTCCCGCTGTTCGGCATCGCCAACCAGCTGCTCGCGGCGATCGCGCTCGCGGTCTGCATGGCGATCTGCGCCAAGCGCGGACTCTTCCGGGTCCTCTGGATCCCGGCACTTCCGCTGGCCTTCGCCGCCGCGGTGACCATCACGGCGTCGTTCCTGAAGATCTTCTCGCCGGTCCCTGCCATCGGCTACTGGGCGCAGAACGCGGCGTTCCGCAATGCCCTCGCCGCGGGCGAGGAGAGCTTCGGCACCGCGAAGACCGTGGCCGCGATGGAGGCCGTGGTCCGCAACACCTCCATCCAGGGCACGCTGTCGATCATCTTCGTGGTGCTGTCGATCATCGTCATCGTGACGGCGATCCTCGCGACCATCAAGGCCTACCGCGACGGTGGCGGCACGGAGACCGAGGACTCCCCGGTGGCGTCCCGCATCTTCGCGCCGGCCGGCCTGGTGGCGACTCCGGCCGAGAAGGAGCTGGAGGCGCAGTGGGCCGCCCTCGAGCCGGGCAGGCGCCCGGCGCGGACAGGACACTGA
- a CDS encoding FUSC family protein translates to MASRHPMPAAPSIPPTESPQSVHLLRDLVSITPSANDHHPALRCAIGVGVPLVVVLLIGRLDLAVFATFGAFAGIYGRNEPHRQRLATQIRGGGLMLAVILAAALASRGDVGPWGLVLLTSAVAGLGTFAAGLFRLRPGGSLFHIFAFAAIASVPQQPPLLQGLGTAVATVAFAVLLGQAGALWPRHRTGWHRPAADRPTARHLAGLARESALYVVAALLAGSAATALGIGHTYWAMVAATVPLVGQTARARTNRGLQRILGTVAGLVLTALILLPGLAAWQFVLVIAVAQFAAEMFILRQYALAQAFVTPLALVSTELAHPSDPAVLLADRAVETLIGAVVGIALVLALHLRQRAVQLSARGA, encoded by the coding sequence ATGGCTTCCCGCCATCCGATGCCAGCGGCGCCGTCGATTCCTCCGACCGAAAGCCCGCAGTCCGTGCACCTCCTCCGCGACCTGGTGAGCATCACCCCCTCCGCCAACGACCACCACCCGGCACTCCGCTGCGCGATCGGAGTGGGCGTCCCATTGGTCGTGGTGCTGCTGATCGGACGCCTCGATCTCGCCGTCTTCGCCACGTTCGGGGCCTTCGCCGGCATCTACGGGCGGAACGAACCGCACCGCCAGCGCCTTGCCACCCAGATCCGCGGCGGCGGGCTCATGCTCGCCGTGATCCTGGCAGCCGCACTGGCCTCGCGCGGCGACGTCGGACCCTGGGGACTCGTCCTGCTCACCAGCGCGGTCGCCGGACTCGGGACCTTCGCGGCGGGACTGTTCCGCCTCCGGCCGGGAGGCTCCCTGTTCCACATCTTCGCTTTCGCGGCGATCGCCTCCGTCCCCCAGCAGCCACCGCTGCTGCAGGGACTCGGTACGGCGGTCGCCACCGTCGCGTTCGCGGTGCTCCTCGGGCAGGCGGGCGCACTCTGGCCACGCCACCGCACGGGCTGGCATCGCCCGGCGGCGGACCGGCCCACGGCGCGGCACCTGGCAGGACTGGCCCGGGAGTCGGCCCTGTACGTCGTCGCAGCCCTGCTAGCCGGCAGCGCGGCCACGGCGCTCGGGATCGGCCACACCTACTGGGCGATGGTCGCCGCGACCGTGCCCCTTGTGGGACAGACGGCACGGGCGCGCACCAACCGGGGGCTGCAGCGGATTCTCGGCACGGTCGCCGGGCTCGTCCTGACGGCGCTGATCCTCCTGCCGGGGCTGGCTGCGTGGCAGTTCGTCCTCGTCATCGCCGTCGCCCAGTTCGCGGCCGAGATGTTCATCCTGCGGCAGTACGCCCTCGCGCAGGCGTTCGTCACGCCGCTCGCCCTGGTCAGCACGGAACTGGCGCACCCGAGCGATCCGGCTGTGCTCCTCGCGGATCGTGCCGTCGAGACCCTCATCGGGGCCGTGGTCGGCATCGCGCTCGTGCTGGCCCTGCATCTCCGGCAGCGTGCCGTGCAGCTTTCCGCGCGCGGCGCCTAG
- a CDS encoding PucR family transcriptional regulator translates to MGRITPDEQVPAPARPGFVTLEQFVEQLRPELRLLHDGGSGQELLRWVEPSELEDPTPYLPEGEFLLTCGLPFLGDGGSEAGVDAYVRRLVDAGVPALGFGIQPYFDAVPEVLVSACRRRNLTLFEVPSTLPFAAIGLEFSQLLESENARAFRQLADTNRQLMRAVLSPRPEHELLGALVQKVPVWALLVGTDGRIRARGNTPEIDPALLAPLVERLFSGSGPRVEMDGFDQPGSALVYGHPLRSTKDANLGALILGCDAPLTAAQNSVVQAAIGLLELLVRQRTSGSLAPSQLATAVLLHPDSLTNGDTRHLNVLKDLLAQSLSSTRSAPMRVVQGIRVDPADGLPGDGPIRELLQWRRLFDTKLVEITDYGFTAITRLRVDSSLLADVERMGWRLVVGEGTELSGLAAAYQRVSSLRARVQSSGRSVRAEDVTWSVAGLLGREAGTALAERLLHPVLSLKPHRRDPLLAVLNGWLHENGSWDGAAKRLQLHRNSVRRQIGVLAELLGMDLGSAQVRAELLIALQYLDEVNPAPATD, encoded by the coding sequence ATGGGACGTATTACACCGGACGAGCAGGTTCCCGCTCCGGCTCGCCCGGGTTTCGTCACGCTCGAGCAGTTCGTCGAGCAGCTGCGGCCCGAGTTGAGACTGCTCCACGATGGCGGCAGCGGCCAGGAGCTGCTCCGATGGGTCGAGCCGAGCGAACTCGAGGATCCGACGCCGTACCTTCCCGAGGGCGAGTTCCTGCTGACCTGCGGGTTGCCTTTCCTGGGGGACGGCGGGTCGGAAGCCGGCGTGGACGCCTACGTCCGGCGCCTGGTGGACGCCGGCGTCCCGGCCCTCGGTTTCGGGATCCAGCCCTACTTCGACGCGGTTCCGGAGGTGCTGGTGAGCGCCTGCCGACGCCGGAACCTGACCTTGTTCGAAGTCCCCTCGACACTGCCGTTCGCGGCCATCGGACTCGAGTTCTCGCAGCTGCTCGAATCCGAGAACGCCCGGGCGTTCCGTCAGCTGGCGGACACCAACCGGCAGCTCATGCGGGCGGTGCTCTCCCCGAGGCCGGAACACGAACTCCTCGGTGCGCTGGTGCAGAAGGTGCCCGTGTGGGCCCTCCTGGTAGGGACGGACGGGCGGATCCGCGCACGCGGGAACACCCCGGAGATCGACCCTGCACTGCTGGCGCCTCTGGTGGAGCGGCTGTTCTCGGGTAGCGGACCCCGTGTGGAGATGGACGGCTTCGACCAGCCGGGTTCCGCGCTGGTGTACGGACACCCGTTGCGGAGCACCAAGGACGCCAACCTCGGTGCCCTGATCCTCGGCTGTGACGCACCCCTGACTGCCGCCCAGAACAGCGTGGTCCAGGCGGCGATCGGCCTGCTGGAGCTCCTGGTGCGGCAGAGGACCAGCGGCTCTTTGGCCCCGAGCCAGCTGGCGACAGCCGTCCTGCTGCATCCCGACAGCCTCACGAACGGTGATACCCGGCACCTGAACGTGCTCAAGGACCTGCTCGCCCAAAGCCTGTCCTCGACACGGTCCGCGCCGATGCGGGTGGTACAGGGCATCAGGGTAGATCCCGCCGATGGTCTTCCGGGTGACGGCCCCATCCGCGAGCTGCTGCAATGGCGGCGCCTGTTCGACACCAAGCTGGTGGAGATCACGGACTACGGTTTCACCGCGATCACGCGGCTTCGGGTGGACTCGTCGCTGCTGGCCGATGTCGAGAGGATGGGCTGGCGCCTCGTCGTGGGCGAGGGGACGGAGCTCTCCGGCCTGGCTGCCGCCTACCAGCGGGTCAGCTCCCTGCGCGCGCGTGTGCAGTCCAGCGGAAGGAGTGTCCGGGCGGAGGACGTGACGTGGTCGGTGGCAGGGCTCCTGGGCCGTGAGGCAGGAACCGCCCTGGCAGAGCGCCTCCTGCACCCGGTCCTCTCCTTGAAGCCGCACCGCCGCGACCCCCTGCTCGCAGTCCTGAACGGCTGGCTCCATGAGAACGGCAGCTGGGACGGAGCTGCGAAGCGCCTGCAGCTGCACCGCAACAGCGTACGGCGGCAGATCGGCGTGCTGGCCGAACTGCTCGGCATGGACCTCGGGAGCGCGCAGGTCCGGGCTGAACTGCTGATCGCCCTCCAGTACCTGGACGAGGTGAACCCCGCCCCGGCGACGGACTAG
- a CDS encoding amino acid permease: MNAEKTTIPGEGRPGLGAQLLRRKPLDQMVGEAGSDGGGAPLVRSFGVLQLTMISVGATLGTGILVILGESVPLAGPAIWISFVLAGLAALFSAASYAEMAGLVPVAGSSYSYSYATMGEGMAWICGWCLVLEYAVSVAAVAVGAGQYVNETLAGFGQFLPAALSQPPGDGGVVNIPAMAIVLLSMVLLVRGARESARINTAIVVIKVCILLFFCAVAFTAFDAGNFEPLLPMGAAGVSAAASRVFFSYIGFDAASTAGEEARNPKRDLPRAILLSMLIVTSVYVLVAVAAIGARPWGWFDGTEAALVQILQELTGRPWIALVFSAGAVLAIASIVLTVLYGQTRILLSMSRDGLVPPVFGRVSRRTGTPVAGTLIVGTVVAVTAGLVPLGELADATSIGTLFAFALVNVAVVYLRRNRPDLPRSFRVPFYPVTPVLGTLMCAYLMANLGAATWLVFGVWMLVGIAIYVGYGRRHSKVAALSELEYRTLTAKPSTIKETHS; the protein is encoded by the coding sequence ATGAACGCTGAGAAGACAACCATCCCGGGCGAAGGCCGGCCGGGCCTGGGTGCCCAGCTGCTCCGGCGTAAACCTCTCGACCAGATGGTCGGCGAAGCCGGAAGTGATGGCGGAGGTGCGCCGCTCGTGCGCAGCTTCGGGGTTCTCCAGCTGACCATGATCAGCGTCGGTGCCACGCTGGGCACGGGCATCCTCGTGATCCTGGGCGAGTCGGTTCCGCTGGCAGGTCCGGCGATCTGGATATCCTTCGTCCTCGCCGGCCTGGCCGCGCTGTTCTCCGCCGCTTCCTACGCCGAGATGGCCGGGCTGGTGCCCGTCGCCGGCTCCAGCTACTCGTACTCCTACGCGACCATGGGTGAAGGGATGGCCTGGATCTGCGGCTGGTGCCTGGTGCTCGAGTACGCGGTGTCCGTCGCCGCCGTCGCGGTCGGCGCGGGCCAGTACGTCAACGAGACGCTGGCCGGGTTCGGCCAGTTCCTGCCCGCTGCACTGTCCCAGCCCCCGGGCGACGGCGGCGTCGTGAACATCCCCGCGATGGCGATCGTGCTGCTCTCCATGGTGCTCCTGGTCCGGGGAGCGCGTGAAAGCGCCCGGATCAACACGGCCATCGTCGTCATCAAGGTGTGCATCCTGCTGTTCTTCTGCGCGGTGGCCTTCACCGCCTTCGACGCCGGCAATTTCGAGCCGCTCCTGCCCATGGGTGCGGCCGGCGTCTCGGCCGCGGCCTCCCGCGTGTTCTTCTCCTACATCGGCTTCGATGCCGCCTCCACTGCCGGCGAGGAAGCCCGGAACCCCAAGCGCGATCTCCCCCGTGCCATCCTGCTGTCCATGCTCATCGTGACCAGCGTGTACGTCCTCGTCGCCGTCGCCGCCATCGGGGCGCGCCCGTGGGGCTGGTTCGACGGAACGGAAGCGGCCCTGGTGCAGATCCTGCAGGAGCTCACGGGCCGGCCCTGGATCGCCCTCGTCTTCTCCGCCGGTGCCGTGCTCGCGATCGCGAGCATCGTGTTGACCGTCCTGTACGGCCAGACGCGCATCCTCCTGTCGATGTCCCGCGACGGACTCGTTCCCCCCGTCTTCGGGCGGGTCTCGCGCCGGACGGGGACACCCGTCGCCGGAACGCTCATCGTCGGCACCGTCGTCGCCGTGACCGCGGGACTGGTCCCGCTCGGAGAGCTTGCCGACGCGACCAGCATCGGCACCCTCTTCGCGTTCGCGCTGGTCAACGTCGCGGTGGTCTACCTGCGCCGCAACCGGCCGGACCTCCCGCGCAGCTTCCGCGTCCCGTTCTACCCCGTCACACCCGTACTGGGAACGCTGATGTGCGCCTACCTCATGGCCAACCTGGGCGCCGCCACGTGGCTCGTCTTCGGAGTGTGGATGCTCGTGGGCATCGCCATCTACGTCGGCTACGGGCGCCGGCACTCCAAGGTCGCGGCCCTCAGCGAACTGGAGTACCGCACACTGACCGCCAAGCCCTCGACCATCAAGGAGACGCACTCGTGA